A DNA window from Lujinxingia litoralis contains the following coding sequences:
- a CDS encoding class I adenylate-forming enzyme family protein: MNRANTLPWLERAARAYPERLAVVAGDTRLSYAQLRAEVERRAALLAQRGVGPATRVGLLADNSLEWLLAAHAIFWRGAALVPLHARATRSELATMGARVQLHTLITDRSDLASAIPTAMPPLSLTELQDAPEEPLQAQPITLHDPLIILFTSGTTGTPSAVPLSAANIDASAQASAERLGTFSDDRWLCCLPLSHMGGLATLLRCVIYGTCVELSDGFDEAAILQLLAERPITLASLVPTMVHRLLRHGRGRIHTSLRAILVGGGPVDATDLRAARRRGLPVLPTYGMSEAASQITTLPLDAPDEALASAGRPLPGTELRIVDEAGLPVAPGNPGSIEVRGPTLCTGYLGDDTPPLRDAQGWMRTGDVGHLDERGFLFVHHRASERIVSGGENIDPREVERVLRSLNLVSDACAFAIDHPEWGQELCCALVLADPSLPSTPPSPRAPALNASNDSLQTTLLEHCRQSMAPFKIPRRWFLIDELPRTASGKVRRRDLVSLANDNLKHAPSTFYDVRTSS, encoded by the coding sequence ATGAACCGCGCCAACACACTCCCCTGGCTCGAACGCGCCGCCCGCGCCTACCCCGAACGCCTGGCCGTGGTCGCTGGCGACACCCGACTCTCGTACGCTCAGCTCCGCGCTGAGGTCGAACGCCGCGCGGCCCTCCTCGCCCAACGCGGCGTCGGCCCCGCAACGCGCGTGGGCCTACTCGCCGACAACAGCCTGGAATGGTTGCTGGCCGCCCACGCCATCTTCTGGCGCGGCGCCGCCCTGGTGCCCCTTCACGCCCGCGCTACCCGCAGCGAACTCGCCACCATGGGCGCCCGCGTCCAACTCCACACCCTGATCACCGATCGTTCCGACCTCGCCAGCGCAATCCCCACGGCGATGCCCCCGCTCTCGCTGACCGAACTCCAGGACGCCCCCGAAGAACCCCTTCAGGCGCAGCCGATCACCCTCCACGATCCGCTGATCATCCTCTTTACCTCCGGCACCACCGGCACCCCCAGCGCGGTGCCCCTGAGCGCCGCAAACATCGACGCCAGCGCCCAGGCCTCCGCCGAACGCCTCGGCACCTTCAGCGACGACCGCTGGCTCTGCTGCCTCCCCTTAAGCCACATGGGCGGGCTCGCCACACTCCTGCGCTGCGTCATCTACGGCACCTGCGTCGAACTCAGCGATGGATTTGACGAAGCCGCGATCCTTCAACTCCTCGCCGAACGCCCGATCACCCTGGCCAGCCTCGTCCCCACCATGGTCCACCGTCTGCTACGCCACGGCCGTGGACGAATCCACACCTCCCTGCGCGCCATCCTGGTGGGCGGTGGCCCCGTCGATGCAACCGATCTTCGCGCCGCCCGACGCCGGGGCCTCCCCGTCCTCCCCACCTACGGGATGAGCGAGGCCGCTAGCCAGATCACGACGCTCCCCCTCGATGCCCCCGACGAGGCCCTGGCCAGCGCCGGCCGCCCCCTCCCCGGTACCGAGCTCCGCATCGTCGATGAGGCCGGCCTGCCGGTCGCCCCGGGCAACCCCGGAAGTATCGAAGTGCGCGGCCCCACCCTGTGCACAGGCTACCTCGGCGACGACACACCGCCGCTGCGCGACGCCCAGGGCTGGATGCGCACCGGCGACGTCGGACACCTCGACGAACGAGGCTTTCTCTTTGTACACCACCGGGCCTCCGAACGGATTGTCTCCGGCGGCGAAAACATCGATCCCCGCGAAGTCGAACGCGTCCTGCGCTCACTTAACCTCGTGAGCGACGCCTGCGCCTTTGCCATCGACCACCCCGAATGGGGCCAGGAACTCTGCTGCGCCCTGGTCCTCGCCGATCCATCGCTTCCCTCAACCCCTCCCAGCCCTCGGGCACCGGCGCTGAACGCCTCCAACGACTCCCTTCAAACCACGCTGCTCGAACACTGCCGCCAGAGCATGGCCCCCTTTAAGATCCCGCGACGCTGGTTCCTGATCGATGAGCTTCCCCGCACTGCCAGCGGAAAAGTCCGTCGCCGTGACCTTGTCAGCCTCGCGAACGATAACCTCAAGCACGCCCCTTCGACGTTTTACGATGTGAGGACCTCCTCATGA
- a CDS encoding enolase C-terminal domain-like protein codes for MTHPLIQTEMQVLELQWAPLDLDLLVPIRTAAATYRVRHVVMLRARVRIEGREVVGYGECSPLPGWNAESRDDVIAALTLLRDDPNLSAPLSLGPGQLDQALGQLALLPTLRFALELALLDALARHHSLPLAAILGLASTATADDLHQGVPLQTTFALDAPLITAQRAAVAVGNSELAIKLKVGLDPLQGDLERIRLVREHCPNARLRLDANGAFSPEQTLRFARAVAEFDIDFIEEPVSQLSVDAFQYLQQASPVPIAADESASPPAQARALIDARAVGALVLKPMSIGGLLPTLELIRLADAAHIQVVVSNLIESALGRRAAAHLVIANRHLHALQGCHGLKTGGWLRADVAPRVDITARQHLRLDDTPGVGFIPRPWSEQPGDAP; via the coding sequence GTGACACATCCCCTCATCCAGACCGAGATGCAGGTGCTCGAGCTTCAGTGGGCGCCCCTCGACCTCGATCTCCTCGTCCCGATCCGCACCGCCGCGGCCACCTACCGGGTGCGCCACGTAGTGATGCTACGGGCACGGGTGCGCATCGAAGGCCGCGAGGTCGTGGGCTACGGGGAATGCTCGCCATTGCCGGGCTGGAACGCCGAGTCGCGCGACGACGTCATCGCCGCCCTCACGCTGCTCCGTGACGATCCCAACCTCTCGGCCCCCCTCTCGCTGGGCCCCGGCCAGCTCGATCAGGCGCTGGGCCAACTGGCCCTCCTCCCCACCCTGCGCTTCGCCCTCGAACTCGCGCTCCTCGACGCCCTGGCTCGCCACCACAGCCTGCCCCTGGCCGCGATCTTGGGGCTCGCCAGCACCGCCACCGCCGACGACCTGCACCAGGGCGTGCCCCTGCAGACAACCTTCGCCCTGGACGCCCCCCTGATCACCGCCCAACGCGCGGCGGTCGCCGTCGGCAACTCCGAACTCGCCATCAAACTCAAGGTCGGCCTCGATCCCCTGCAGGGCGACCTCGAACGCATCCGGTTGGTCCGAGAGCACTGCCCCAACGCCCGCCTGCGCCTCGACGCCAACGGCGCCTTCAGCCCCGAGCAAACCCTCCGCTTTGCCCGGGCCGTGGCCGAATTTGACATCGACTTCATCGAAGAACCCGTCTCCCAACTCTCCGTCGATGCCTTTCAATACCTCCAACAGGCCAGCCCGGTCCCCATCGCCGCCGATGAGTCGGCCTCGCCGCCCGCACAGGCGCGCGCACTCATCGACGCCCGCGCTGTGGGCGCCCTGGTCCTCAAGCCCATGAGCATCGGTGGACTCCTGCCCACCCTGGAACTGATCCGCCTGGCCGACGCCGCGCACATACAGGTTGTCGTCAGCAACCTCATCGAAAGCGCCCTGGGCCGCCGGGCCGCCGCCCACCTGGTCATCGCAAACCGACACCTGCACGCCCTCCAGGGCTGCCACGGTCTCAAGACCGGTGGCTGGCTCCGCGCCGACGTCGCCCCCCGCGTCGATATCACCGCGCGCCAGCACCTCCGCCTGGACGATACCCCCGGGGTCGGCTTTATCCCGCGCCCCTGGAGTGAACAGCCTGGAGATGCACCATGA